The Brachionichthys hirsutus isolate HB-005 chromosome 8, CSIRO-AGI_Bhir_v1, whole genome shotgun sequence genome contains a region encoding:
- the LOC137898899 gene encoding acidic mammalian chitinase-like isoform X1, with protein sequence MARLLTAVGVLLILHIASSYKLVCHMTNWAQYRPSVGKFTPDNIDPYLCTHVIYALATINSFSQITPIEWNDEQLYLRLHNLKVTNPELKTLLSVGGTIPGVSPFIAMVSKIETRTAFISSAISYLRTHGFDGLNLAWEYPAHNGSPPEDKMRFSLLLLELSRAFAKEAIDTRKTQLLLSANVASLRSTIDKAYEGNGIVNYLDFINVMTYDYHGHWEEVTGHNSPLYRSAVDIGSQFDHNINSTIAHWKALGAPAEKLLLGFPTYGRTYRLSSGFSGLGAPANGPADAGSYTHTAGFRAYYEICQFRPGATVGRIPEQRVPYATHGSSWVGYDDKQSYSSKVEWMTAAGLGGAHVWTLDMDDFGGSFCSEGAYPLISHLRMSMGFPPRPSTTPAPTTTRDPIADFCRGRPNSLHENPADKTTYFQCFSGNTYLHRCQPGLIYWDSCKCCDWP encoded by the exons ATGGCAAGACTCCTCACAG ctgtgggCGTTCTGCTCATTCTACACATCG CCTCATCCTATAAACTGgtgtgtcacatgaccaacTGGGCCCAGTACAGGCCCAGTGTCGGCAAGTTCACCCCCGACAACATCGACCCGTACCTCTGCACACACGTCATCTACGCGTTGGCCACCATCAACAGCTTCAGCCAGATCACCCCCATCGAGTGGAACGATGAGCAGCTGTACCTCAGGCTCCACAACCTCAAGGTCAC CAATCCTGAACTGAAGACTCTGCTGTCCGTCGGTGGAACAATTCCTGGGGTTAGCCC ATTCATCGCCATGGTTTCCAAGATTGAGACTCGTACAGCCTTCATCAGTTCGGCCATCAGCTACCTGCGCACTCATGGCTTTGACGGGCTGAACCTTGCTTGGGAATATCCCGCACACAACGGCAGCCCACCAGAAGACAAGATGaggttctctctgctgctcttg GAACTGTCCCGGGCCTTTGCAAAGGAAGCCATAGACACCAGGAAGACTCAGCTGCTCCTGTCGGCCAACGTCGCCTCCCTCCGCTCCACCATTGATAAGGCTTACGAGGGCAACGGAATTGTGAA TTATCTGGATTTCATCAATGTCATGACCTATGACTACCACGGGCACTGGGAGGAAGTTACCGGACACAACAGCCCGTTGTACCGCAGCGCTGTGGACATTGGCTCGCAATTTGATCACAACATC AACTCTACTATAGCCCACTGGAAAGCTCTAGGAGCACCAGCTGAGAAGCTCCTGCTGGGTTTCCCCACCTACGGACGAACCTACCGCCTTTCTAGCGGTTTTTCAGGCCTCGGAGCACCAGCTAATGGCCCTGCAGATGCCGGATCCTACACTCACACTGCCGGCTTCCGGGCCTATTATGAG ATCTGTCAGTTCAGACCTGGTGCTACCGTGGGACGGATCCCTGAACAAAGGGTTCCTTACGCCACCCATGGCAGTTCCTGGGTTGGGTATGATGACAAGCAAAGCTATTCTTCCAAG GTCGAGTGGATGACCGCCGCAGGACTGGGAGGTGCTCATGTTTGGACCTTGGATATGGATGACTTTGGTGGATCCTTCTGCTCAGAAGGAGCTTACCCTCTCATCAGTCACCTCAGAATGTCAATGG GCTTCCCCCCAAGGCCTAGCACTACACCTGCCCCTACCACCACCAGGGACCCCATAGCAGACTTCTGCCGTGGTCGCCCAAATAGTCTGCACGAGAACCCGGCGGATAAGACCACCTACTTCCAGTGCTTTTCAGGAAACACCTACCTTCACCGCTGCCAGCCCGGTCTGATCTACTGGGACTCCTGCAAGTGCTGCGACTGGCCATGA
- the cntn2 gene encoding contactin-2: MERLLCLLLLALVRLKEAVAGDVCVSGHDSGPVFEEQPNSFIYPEGLIEGKVTLSCQARASPAASYRWLVNGTDVPLGLDLRYSLVAGSLVIDSPESVRDTGSYQCLAMNRCGTIISRAAILKFGYLDDFPSEKRSPQMAYEGSGTFLACQPPPHYPALSYHWFFNEFPSFIKRDDGRSFVSQVNGNLYFAKAEPGDGGNYFCFTTINVDVSTKSTFGMANQLTVLPDASPRKSAPSIKVRFPAETYALAGHTAPLECFAYGNPVPQLRWRKVEGLMPSKAGASVASPTLVLPQLSFDDEGLYECEAYNSEGSDTYQGRINVQAQPEWLQVMSDSEVEISSDLHWSCVAAGKPRPSVRWLRNGQPLSTKNRVEVNGARLKISSLALEDSGMYQCVAENKHGTIYSAAELRVQVQAPDFRLNPVRRLIPAARGGRVMIACRPRAAPKPSLFWSRGTELLTNSSRVTVTPDGVLWIYNISRADEGKYTCFAENYLGKANSTGHLSVRDATKITLAPSNADINQAENVTLQCHASHDPTMDLTFTWALNGVLLDLEGSAGPYHRVEGKENIGDLLIVSAQLSQAGLYLCTAQTVVDGASASAKLVVRGPPGPPGGLLVRNVAETSVELRWSRGYDNHSPIGKYVIMGRSALSSEWKKMRTDPANIEGNAESAQVMGLMPWMDYHFQVIASNILGSGEPSMPSHTIRTLQAAPTVGPSGLGGGGGDRNELIVTWTPMAREYQNGDGFGYVLSFRKKDASSWTTLRVPHVESSRYVYYNDSLTPYSPFEVKIKAYNRRGEGPFSQIAVVHSAEEEPTVGPLSLNATALTAFDIQVSWEPVQQLNTNGILRGYEIRYWRQHDREAAADRVRTAGLETTAKVSGLRPSTRYQVAVLAYNSAGTGPTSPRTTVTTRKPPPNRHPGNVSWKTDGSWVTVMWDQVKALYNESAVLGYKVLYKHEGQTALKVVDKTKTSMKLPLPKDDGYVLLEIRSWGEGGDGPAHEIIVSRDTGTGMMVQNGSSSHPRHLLAVMLLLALVSFPGL; this comes from the exons ATGGAGCGCTTgctgtgtctgctgctcctcgcCTTGGTGAGGCTGAAGGAGGCCGTCG CcggagacgtgtgtgtgtcgggtcaCGACAGCGGGCCGGTGTTTGAAGAACAACCAAACAGTTTCATTTATCCGGAAGGCCTGATTGAAGGAAAGGTGACACTCAGCTGTCAGGCCAGAGCCAGTCCAGCTGCCTCctacag GTGGCTCGTGAATGGCACGGATGTGCCCTTGGGTTTGGACCTGCGCTACTCCCTGGTGGCTGGAAGCCTGGTCATTGACAGCCCGGAGTCTGTTCGGGACACCGGCTCTTATCAGTGTCTGGCCATGAACCGCTGCGGCACCATCATCAGCCGAGCAGCCATCCTCAAATTTGGCT ACCTTGATGACTTCCCTTCGGAGAAAAGGAGTCCTCAGATGGCGTATGAAGGCTCAGGAACATTCCTGGCCTGTCAGCCGCCTCCACATTACCCAG ctctctCCTACCACTGGTTTTTCAACGAATTTCCCAGCTTTATCAAGAGGGATGACGGGCGCTCGTTTGTGTCGCAGGTCAATGGGAACTTGTACTTCGCCAAGGCCGAGCCCGGCGACGGCGGGAACTACTTCTGCTTCACCACCATCAACGTGGACGTCAGCACCAAGAGCACCTTTGGCATGGCCAATCAGCTCACGGTGCTGCCTGATG ccagtCCCAGGAAGTCGGCGCCGAGCATCAAAGTTCGCTTCCCGGCGGAGACATACGCCCTCGCCGGACACACCGCTCCGCTAGAATGCTTCGCGTACGGAAA TCCCGTCCCACAACTGCGATGGCGGAAGGTGGAGGGTTTGATGCCGTCCAAGGCGGGCGCCAGTGTCGCGAGTCCCACCCTCGTCCTGCCACAGCTGTCCTTCGACGACGAGGGCCTTTACGAGTGTGAGGCCTACAACTCGGAGGGAAGCGACACGTATCAGGGCCGCATCAATGTGCAAG ctcagccgGAGTGGCTGCAGGTGATGAGCGACTCGGAGGTGGAGATCAGCTCCGACTTACACTGGAGTTGCGTCGCCGCCGGCAAACCCCGGCCCTCCGTACGCTGGCTACGCAACGGGCAGCCACTCAGCACAAAG aaccggGTAGAGGTGAACGGAGCCCGTCTGAAGATCAGTAGCCTGGCCCTGGAGGATTCTGGGATGTACCAGTGCGTGGCTGAGAACAAACACGGCACCATCTACTCTGCAGCTGAGCTCAGAGTCCAAg ttCAGGCCCCGGACTTCCGGCTGAATCCAGTGAGGAGGCTGATTCCCGCAGCCAGAGGGGGGCGGGTCATGATCGCGTGCCGCCCTCGAGCCGCCCCGAAGCCCAGCCTGTTCTGGAGCCGTGGGACGGAGCTGCTCACCAACAGCAGCAG GGTGACCGTGACTCCAGATGGAGTCTTGTGGATCTACAACATCAGCAGGGCGGATGAAGGGAAATACACCTGCTTCGCTGAAAACTACCTGGGCAAAGCCAACAGCACCGGACACCTGTCCGTCAGAG ACGCCACTAAGATCACGCTGGCTCCCTCCAACGCCGACATCAACCAGGCGGAGAACGTGACGCTGCAGTGCCACGCCTCCCACGACCCCACCATGGACCTGACCTTCACCTGGGCCCTCAACGGAGTCCTGCTGGACCTGGAGGGCTCTGCTGGGCCGTACCACCGGGTGGAGGGG AAGGAAAACATCGGCGACCTGTTGATCGTGAGCGCTCAGCTGAGTCAAGCCGGACTGTACTTGTGTACGGCTCAGACCGTGGTGGACGGCGCGTCGGCTTCGGCGAAACTGGTTGTTCGAG GCCCCCCGGGACCACCTGGAGGTTTACTGGTGAGGAACGTCGCTGAGACGTCTGTGGAGCTCAGGTGGAGTCGCGGCTACGATAACCACAGCCCAATAGGCAAATACGTCATCATGGGCCGCTCGGCGCTCTCATCGGAGTggaagaagatgaggacag ACCCAGCTAACATCGAGGGGAACGCAGAATCGGCCCAGGTGATGGGTTTGATGCCCTGGATGGATTATCACTTCCAGGTTATCGCCAGCAACATCCTGGGCAGCGGCGAGCCCAGCATGCCTTCGCACACCATCCGCACGCTGCAAGCAG CTCCCACAGTGGGCCCCAGTggactcggaggaggaggaggagaccgtAATGAACTCATCGTTACCTGGACG CCCATGGCCAGAGAATACCAGAATGGTGACGGCTTTGGCTACGTCCTGTCATTCAGAAAGAAAGACGCATCGTCGTGGACAACGTTGCGTGTCCCTCACGTGGAGTCGTCCCGGTACGTTTACTACAACGACAGCCTGACCCCGTACAGTCCCTTCGAGGTGAAGATCAAAGCCTATAACCGCAGAGGAGAAGGTCCTTTCAGCCAGATCGCTGTGGTCCACTCTGCAGAGGAAG AGCCCACAGTGGGTCCACTCAGCCTCAACGCCACGGCGCTGACCGCCTTCGACATCCAGGTTTCATGGGAGCCGGTTCAGCAGCTCAACACCAACGGCATCCTCAGAGGATACGAG ATCCGGTACTGGCGGCAGCACGAccgggaagcagcagcagaccgGGTACGAACGGCAGGACTGGAAACGACGGCCAAAGTTTCCGGACTTCGACCGAGCACTCGGTACCAGGTCGCTGTTCTGGCGTACAACAGCGCCGGCACCGGGCCGACCTCGCCGCGCACCACCGTCACCACCAGGAAACCAC CTCCTAATCGTCATCCAGGGAATGTATCATGGAAGACAGATGGCTCCTGGGTGACGGTGATGTGGGACCAGGTGAAGGCCCTGTATAACGAGTCTGCCGTGCTGGGCTACAAG GTTCTGTACAAACACGAGGGTCAAACAGCCTTAAAGGTGGTGGACAAGACAAAGACGTCCATGAAGCTGCCGCTGCCAAAAGATGACGGTTACGTCCTGCTGGAGATTCGGTCCTGGGGAGAGGGCGGGGACGGCCCAGCTCACGAGATCATTGTGTCCCGGGACACGG GAACTGGGATGATGGTGCAGAACGGCTCCTCCAGTCACCCTCGCCACCTCCTCGCCGTCATGCTTCTCCTCGCTCTGGTGTCGTTTCCAGGCCTGTGA
- the LOC137898899 gene encoding acidic mammalian chitinase-like isoform X2 has protein sequence MARLLTAVGVLLILHIASSYKLVCHMTNWAQYRPSVGKFTPDNIDPYLCTHVIYALATINSFSQITPIEWNDEQLYLRLHNLKVTNPELKTLLSVGGTIPGVSPFIAMVSKIETRTAFISSAISYLRTHGFDGLNLAWEYPAHNGSPPEDKMRFSLLLLELSRAFAKEAIDTRKTQLLLSANVASLRSTIDKAYEGNGIVNYLDFINVMTYDYHGHWEEVTGHNSPLYRSAVDIGSQFDHNINSTIAHWKALGAPAEKLLLGFPTYGRTYRLSSGFSGLGAPANGPADAGSYTHTAGFRAYYEVEWMTAAGLGGAHVWTLDMDDFGGSFCSEGAYPLISHLRMSMGFPPRPSTTPAPTTTRDPIADFCRGRPNSLHENPADKTTYFQCFSGNTYLHRCQPGLIYWDSCKCCDWP, from the exons ATGGCAAGACTCCTCACAG ctgtgggCGTTCTGCTCATTCTACACATCG CCTCATCCTATAAACTGgtgtgtcacatgaccaacTGGGCCCAGTACAGGCCCAGTGTCGGCAAGTTCACCCCCGACAACATCGACCCGTACCTCTGCACACACGTCATCTACGCGTTGGCCACCATCAACAGCTTCAGCCAGATCACCCCCATCGAGTGGAACGATGAGCAGCTGTACCTCAGGCTCCACAACCTCAAGGTCAC CAATCCTGAACTGAAGACTCTGCTGTCCGTCGGTGGAACAATTCCTGGGGTTAGCCC ATTCATCGCCATGGTTTCCAAGATTGAGACTCGTACAGCCTTCATCAGTTCGGCCATCAGCTACCTGCGCACTCATGGCTTTGACGGGCTGAACCTTGCTTGGGAATATCCCGCACACAACGGCAGCCCACCAGAAGACAAGATGaggttctctctgctgctcttg GAACTGTCCCGGGCCTTTGCAAAGGAAGCCATAGACACCAGGAAGACTCAGCTGCTCCTGTCGGCCAACGTCGCCTCCCTCCGCTCCACCATTGATAAGGCTTACGAGGGCAACGGAATTGTGAA TTATCTGGATTTCATCAATGTCATGACCTATGACTACCACGGGCACTGGGAGGAAGTTACCGGACACAACAGCCCGTTGTACCGCAGCGCTGTGGACATTGGCTCGCAATTTGATCACAACATC AACTCTACTATAGCCCACTGGAAAGCTCTAGGAGCACCAGCTGAGAAGCTCCTGCTGGGTTTCCCCACCTACGGACGAACCTACCGCCTTTCTAGCGGTTTTTCAGGCCTCGGAGCACCAGCTAATGGCCCTGCAGATGCCGGATCCTACACTCACACTGCCGGCTTCCGGGCCTATTATGAG GTCGAGTGGATGACCGCCGCAGGACTGGGAGGTGCTCATGTTTGGACCTTGGATATGGATGACTTTGGTGGATCCTTCTGCTCAGAAGGAGCTTACCCTCTCATCAGTCACCTCAGAATGTCAATGG GCTTCCCCCCAAGGCCTAGCACTACACCTGCCCCTACCACCACCAGGGACCCCATAGCAGACTTCTGCCGTGGTCGCCCAAATAGTCTGCACGAGAACCCGGCGGATAAGACCACCTACTTCCAGTGCTTTTCAGGAAACACCTACCTTCACCGCTGCCAGCCCGGTCTGATCTACTGGGACTCCTGCAAGTGCTGCGACTGGCCATGA